The proteins below come from a single Oncorhynchus keta strain PuntledgeMale-10-30-2019 chromosome 1, Oket_V2, whole genome shotgun sequence genomic window:
- the LOC118393125 gene encoding divergent protein kinase domain 1A-like isoform X1: MKYVHQTSEVSVVRCALFAMARSLFSWVWLRKPIYIQARFSYLHMKYLFFSWLAVFVGSWVVYVEYSSYSELCRGHECKNSICDKYRKGVIDGSACRSLCEKDTLYLGKCLSAKPNNQVYSGGWGDLEGVIKCQMEEIPHYNLGAEMEHRKEASPFNKPTKGTSVEKFKEMVLSHLKTKVGEQANLPDLVSLVFSVADYNKDGLISLPEARSTWALLQLNEFLLAIVLQDREHTPRLLGFCGDLYVMEKKVPYAPLYGISLPWVVELWIPAGVRRSMDQWFTPSWPRKAKISIGLLELVEDVFHGTFGSFLMCDVSADGFGYNDRHDLKVMDTRHIVPEATFQKAMRERRCDTEEDCLYGADCRTSCDLTKHRCTPEVTQPNLAKACGALKDYLLNGVPADIQEELEKQLYACIALKGSAEQMEMEHSLILNNLKSLLWKKISHTKDS; the protein is encoded by the exons ATGAAGTATGTACATCAAACTTCAGAG GTTAGTGTTGTGAGATGTGCTCTATTTGCCATGGCAAGAAGTCTGTTTTCATGGGTCTGGCTGAGGAAGCCTATCTACATACAG GCCCGATTCTCCTACCTGCACATGAAGTATCTGTTCTTCTCGTGGCTGGCAGTGTTTGTGGGTAGCTGGGTGGTGTATGTGGAGTACTCATCCTACTCAGAGCTGTGTCGTGGACACGAGTGCAAGAATTCCATA TGTGACAAGTACAGGAAAGGAGTGATCGACGGCTCGGCATGCAGAAGCCTGTGTGAAAAAGACACGCTGTACCTGGGGAAGTGTCTCTCTGCCAAGCCGAACAACCAG GTGTACTCAGGTGGCTGGGGGGACCTAGAAGGGGTGATTAAGTGCCAAATGGAAGAGATTCCTCATTATAACCTGGGAGCTGAGATGGAGCACAGGAAGGAGGCATCGCCCTTCAACAAGCCCACCAAGGGAACTTCCGTGGAGAAGTTCAAAGAGATGGTCCTCAGCCACCTCAAG ACCAAGGTGGGTGAACAGGCCAACCTTCCAGACCTGGTGAGCCTGGTTTTCTCCGTGGCCGACTACAACAAAGATGGCCTCATCTCCTTGCCGGAGGCCCGCTCCACGTGGGCTCTTCTCCAGCTCAATGAGTTTCTGCTAGCAATAGTCCTGCAGGACCGAGAGCACACCCCTAGGCTCCTGGGCTTCTGTGGGGACCTGTATGTGATGGAGAAG AAGGTGCCCTATGCTCCCCTGTACGGCATCAGCCTGCCCTGGGTGGTGGAGCTGTGGATCCCCGCGGGGGTACGACGCAGCATGGACCAGTGGTTCACGCCCTCCTGGCCCCGCAAGGCCAAGATCTCCATCGGCCTCCTGGAGCTCGTTGAGGATGTCTTCCACGGGACCTTCGGCTCCTTCCTCATGTGTGACGTGAGTGCGGACGGCTTCGGTTACAACGACCGCCACGACCTGAAGGTGATGGACACTCGCCACATTGTCCCCGAGGCCACCTTCCAGAAAGCCATGAGGGAGCGGCGGTGCGACACGGAAGAGGACTGTCTGTACGGTGCCGACTGTCGCACTTCCTGTGACCTCACCAAGCACCGGTGTACTCCAGAGGTGACGCAGCCCAACCTGGCCAAGGCGTGCGGCGCACTGAAGGATTACCTCCTGAACGGGGTGCCGGCTGACATTCAGGAGGAGCTGGAGAAACAGCTGTATGCATGTATAGCATTGAAGGGCTCGGCCGAACAGATGGAGATGGAACACTCGCTTATACTGAACAACCTGAAGAGCTTGTTGTGGAAAAAGATATCACACACTAAGGACTCCTAA
- the LOC118393104 gene encoding coiled-coil domain-containing protein 18-like isoform X2 — protein sequence MSEERRVCSSAPQVESKPLSSSSSIRELESKNLHLRRKLSSVEEESVSVMQENRQLIIELEAVNLELASSKTKVRVLGSTVGSKTSSVCHMKEEIEGMKAEVEAQGNALRDTEKRLEETEETLVIKSRLVDQLQEELKAAGAELENRTNQGIRVEQQRKEALVTAERQTLALRSYKGNMSEKLKKVLDNEARLKEALIQCDKERVVWERRCLQLEQDKTEMNQLIGQLKEESVRAKATSVESATLRSRLEEASVRAVELKRRLSDREIVEKDIEVLRKECRDLRHLTASQEQRLEHCQREAQQSQAEQASLEAILSLLHLRESGGGSLCAKPCLPAPFCDVPKLKPGEQYQQLLPVLHAVEQERVRQAALALDLQERLRQAQVELTALQNNMNQRDLQLQKLHTELQERTVEINQLEREAALVLGLQERLRQAQEEMTTLQNNMNQRDLQLQKLHTELQERTVQINQLERELRRKNVCLATTVQQLEKKDAGLSQAVEKTTELEQNLLEKSSSIQHFKTTLDLKKRDFQQELEETQRVGSEQRKKLQDQIKMLHSQKAELENDLSSAQHERQEALHRAERLQTSLNQLAHDTETRANQDQEALRALRVQATEYTTKVRFLETALTTCQEELSDCMLQIKGVKGRYERELETKAKEVEALQAEMRGSSLVCQSSSEQNLQLQHTVQRQQTMLQESTSRVAELEDRQALLLEQVGRLEKDLEKEKVLAFKELKRRDQRAQEAIEGLQEASQQAARHEREALQLSNSVTPGSGGEGAFHQEGQEELPAPHPAAGEPDEDCEGRAGGHTGPPAGATRPVGTLTGQLRAAQS from the exons ATGTCTGAAGAACGCAGGGTCTGTAGCAGTGCCCCACAAGTTGAGTCAAAG cctctctcttcatcctcttcaaTAAGGGAACTGGAATCTAAAAACTTGCATCTCAGAAGGAAGTTAAGCTCAGTGGAGGAAGAAAGTGTTTCTGTGATGCAAGAAAACAGACAACTGATCATTGAATTGGAAGCAGTGAATCTCGAACTTGCCAGCTCCAAAACCAAA GTCCGGGTTCTGGGTTCCACCGTAGGGTCTAAGACTTCTAGTGTGTGTCATATGAAGGAGGAGATTGAGGGTATGAAGGCTGAGGTTGAGGCCCAAGGGAATGCACTCAG AGATACAGAAAAGCGGCTGGAGGAGACTGAAGAGACATTGGTTATTAAGAGCAGACTAGTGGACCAGCTACAAGAGGAGCTGAAGGCTGCTGGGGCTGAGTTAGAAAACAGGACTAATCAGGGGATAAG AGTTGAGCAACAGAGAAAGGAAGCTCTTGTTACTGCAGAGAGGCAGACATTGGCTCTCCGGAGTTACAAGGGAAATATGTCTGAGAAACTGAAGAAG gtGTTGGACAACGAGGCCAGACTGAAGGAGGCTCTTATCCAGTGTGATAAAGAGAGAGTGGTGTGGGAGAGGAGGTGTCTTCAGCTAGAGCAGGACAAGACCGAAATGAACCAGCTGATCGG CCAGTTGAAGGAAGAGTCGGTCAGAGCCAAGGCGACGAGTGTAGAGAGCGCCACGTTGCGTTCTCGTCTGGAAGAGGCCTCTGTCCGGGCTGTGGAGCTGAAGAGAAGACTGAGTGACAGGGAGATAGTTGAGAAAGACATAGAGGTGTTGCGGAAGGAGTGTAGGGACCTACGCCACCTCACTGCCAGCCAGGAGCAGAGACTGGAGCACTGTCAGAGAGAAGCACAGCAGAGCCAGGCTGAACAGGCCAGCCTAGAGGCCATCCTCAGCCTGCTGCATCTTAGAGAG AGTGGAGGGGGATCACTCTGTGCTAAGCCTTGTCTGCCAGCTCCATTCTGTGATGTCCCCAAACTCAAGCCAG GGGAGCAGTACCAGCAGCTGCTGCCTGTGTTGCATGCTGTGGAGCAGGAGAGAGTCAGGCAGGCAGCTCTAGCCCTGGACCTGCAGGAGAGACTAAGGCAGGCCCAGGTGGAGCTGACTGCCCTACAGAACAACATGAACCAGAGAGACCTCCAGCTACAGAAACTGCACACAGAGCTgcaggagaggacagtagaaattaaccagctggagagagag GCGGCTCTCGTCCTGGGCCTGCAGGAGAGACTAAGGCAGGCACAGGAGGAGATGACTACCCTACAGAACAACATGAACCAGAGAGACCTCCAGCTTCAGAAACTACACACAGAGCTGCAGGAGAGGACAGTACAAATTAaccagctggagagagag TTAAGGAGGAAGAACGTCTGCCTGGCAACTACAGTGCAACAGTTAGAGAAGAAAGATGCAGGACTTTCACAGGCTGTAGAGAAGACCACTGAGTTGGAGCAGAACCTGCTG GAGAAGAGCAGCAGTATCCAGCACTTTAAAACCACTCTGGACTTGAAGAAGAGGGATTTCCAGCAGGAGttggaggagactcagagagttGGCTCAGAGCAACGTAAGAAGCTACAGGATCAAATCAAAATG TTGCACTCTCAGAAAGCAGAGCTGGAGAACGACTTGTCTTCAGCCCAGCATGAGAGACAGGAGGCCCtgcacagagcagagagacttCAGACCTCCCTCAACCAGCTCGCGCAT GATACAGAGACGAGAGCCAATCAAGACCAGGAGGCCTTGAGAGCTCTCAGAGTGCAGGCAACAGAGTATACTACCAAG GTGAGGTTTTTGGAGACAGCCCTGACAACATGCCAGGAGGAGTTGAGCGACTGTATGCTACAGATAAAGGGAGTGAAGGGACGCTACGAGAGAGAGCTGGAGACAAAAGCTAAAGAA GTGGAGGCTCTGCAGGCGGAGATGAGGGGTAGCTCCCTGGTGTGTCAGAGCTCCAGTGAGCAGAACTTGCAGCTGCAGCACACCGTCCAGAGACAGCAGACCATGCTGCAGGAGAGCACCTCCCGTGTGGCGGAGCTAGAGGACAGACAGGCGCTGTTACTGGAGCAG GTGGGCCGCTTGGAGAAGGACCTGGAGAAAGAGAAGGTGTTAGCCTTCAAAgagctgaagaggagagaccagagagccCAGGAGGCCATAGAGGGACTGCAGGAGGCTAGTCAGCAGGCGGCGAGACATGAGAGAGAAGCCCTGCAACTCTCCAACTCTGTCAC
- the LOC118393125 gene encoding divergent protein kinase domain 1A-like isoform X2, protein MKYVHQTSEVSVVRCALFAMARSLFSWVWLRKPIYIQARFSYLHMKYLFFSWLAVFVGSWVVYVEYSSYSELCRGHECKNSICDKYRKGVIDGSACRSLCEKDTLYLGKCLSAKPNNQVYSGGWGDLEGVIKCQMEEIPHYNLGAEMEHRKEASPFNKPTKGTSVEKFKEMVLSHLKTKVGEQANLPDLVSLVFSVADYNKDGLISLPEARSTWALLQLNEFLLAIVLQDREHTPRLLGFCGDLYVMEKVPYAPLYGISLPWVVELWIPAGVRRSMDQWFTPSWPRKAKISIGLLELVEDVFHGTFGSFLMCDVSADGFGYNDRHDLKVMDTRHIVPEATFQKAMRERRCDTEEDCLYGADCRTSCDLTKHRCTPEVTQPNLAKACGALKDYLLNGVPADIQEELEKQLYACIALKGSAEQMEMEHSLILNNLKSLLWKKISHTKDS, encoded by the exons ATGAAGTATGTACATCAAACTTCAGAG GTTAGTGTTGTGAGATGTGCTCTATTTGCCATGGCAAGAAGTCTGTTTTCATGGGTCTGGCTGAGGAAGCCTATCTACATACAG GCCCGATTCTCCTACCTGCACATGAAGTATCTGTTCTTCTCGTGGCTGGCAGTGTTTGTGGGTAGCTGGGTGGTGTATGTGGAGTACTCATCCTACTCAGAGCTGTGTCGTGGACACGAGTGCAAGAATTCCATA TGTGACAAGTACAGGAAAGGAGTGATCGACGGCTCGGCATGCAGAAGCCTGTGTGAAAAAGACACGCTGTACCTGGGGAAGTGTCTCTCTGCCAAGCCGAACAACCAG GTGTACTCAGGTGGCTGGGGGGACCTAGAAGGGGTGATTAAGTGCCAAATGGAAGAGATTCCTCATTATAACCTGGGAGCTGAGATGGAGCACAGGAAGGAGGCATCGCCCTTCAACAAGCCCACCAAGGGAACTTCCGTGGAGAAGTTCAAAGAGATGGTCCTCAGCCACCTCAAG ACCAAGGTGGGTGAACAGGCCAACCTTCCAGACCTGGTGAGCCTGGTTTTCTCCGTGGCCGACTACAACAAAGATGGCCTCATCTCCTTGCCGGAGGCCCGCTCCACGTGGGCTCTTCTCCAGCTCAATGAGTTTCTGCTAGCAATAGTCCTGCAGGACCGAGAGCACACCCCTAGGCTCCTGGGCTTCTGTGGGGACCTGTATGTGATGGAGAAG GTGCCCTATGCTCCCCTGTACGGCATCAGCCTGCCCTGGGTGGTGGAGCTGTGGATCCCCGCGGGGGTACGACGCAGCATGGACCAGTGGTTCACGCCCTCCTGGCCCCGCAAGGCCAAGATCTCCATCGGCCTCCTGGAGCTCGTTGAGGATGTCTTCCACGGGACCTTCGGCTCCTTCCTCATGTGTGACGTGAGTGCGGACGGCTTCGGTTACAACGACCGCCACGACCTGAAGGTGATGGACACTCGCCACATTGTCCCCGAGGCCACCTTCCAGAAAGCCATGAGGGAGCGGCGGTGCGACACGGAAGAGGACTGTCTGTACGGTGCCGACTGTCGCACTTCCTGTGACCTCACCAAGCACCGGTGTACTCCAGAGGTGACGCAGCCCAACCTGGCCAAGGCGTGCGGCGCACTGAAGGATTACCTCCTGAACGGGGTGCCGGCTGACATTCAGGAGGAGCTGGAGAAACAGCTGTATGCATGTATAGCATTGAAGGGCTCGGCCGAACAGATGGAGATGGAACACTCGCTTATACTGAACAACCTGAAGAGCTTGTTGTGGAAAAAGATATCACACACTAAGGACTCCTAA
- the LOC118393125 gene encoding divergent protein kinase domain 1A-like isoform X4: protein MARSLFSWVWLRKPIYIQARFSYLHMKYLFFSWLAVFVGSWVVYVEYSSYSELCRGHECKNSICDKYRKGVIDGSACRSLCEKDTLYLGKCLSAKPNNQVYSGGWGDLEGVIKCQMEEIPHYNLGAEMEHRKEASPFNKPTKGTSVEKFKEMVLSHLKTKVGEQANLPDLVSLVFSVADYNKDGLISLPEARSTWALLQLNEFLLAIVLQDREHTPRLLGFCGDLYVMEKKVPYAPLYGISLPWVVELWIPAGVRRSMDQWFTPSWPRKAKISIGLLELVEDVFHGTFGSFLMCDVSADGFGYNDRHDLKVMDTRHIVPEATFQKAMRERRCDTEEDCLYGADCRTSCDLTKHRCTPEVTQPNLAKACGALKDYLLNGVPADIQEELEKQLYACIALKGSAEQMEMEHSLILNNLKSLLWKKISHTKDS, encoded by the exons ATGGCAAGAAGTCTGTTTTCATGGGTCTGGCTGAGGAAGCCTATCTACATACAG GCCCGATTCTCCTACCTGCACATGAAGTATCTGTTCTTCTCGTGGCTGGCAGTGTTTGTGGGTAGCTGGGTGGTGTATGTGGAGTACTCATCCTACTCAGAGCTGTGTCGTGGACACGAGTGCAAGAATTCCATA TGTGACAAGTACAGGAAAGGAGTGATCGACGGCTCGGCATGCAGAAGCCTGTGTGAAAAAGACACGCTGTACCTGGGGAAGTGTCTCTCTGCCAAGCCGAACAACCAG GTGTACTCAGGTGGCTGGGGGGACCTAGAAGGGGTGATTAAGTGCCAAATGGAAGAGATTCCTCATTATAACCTGGGAGCTGAGATGGAGCACAGGAAGGAGGCATCGCCCTTCAACAAGCCCACCAAGGGAACTTCCGTGGAGAAGTTCAAAGAGATGGTCCTCAGCCACCTCAAG ACCAAGGTGGGTGAACAGGCCAACCTTCCAGACCTGGTGAGCCTGGTTTTCTCCGTGGCCGACTACAACAAAGATGGCCTCATCTCCTTGCCGGAGGCCCGCTCCACGTGGGCTCTTCTCCAGCTCAATGAGTTTCTGCTAGCAATAGTCCTGCAGGACCGAGAGCACACCCCTAGGCTCCTGGGCTTCTGTGGGGACCTGTATGTGATGGAGAAG AAGGTGCCCTATGCTCCCCTGTACGGCATCAGCCTGCCCTGGGTGGTGGAGCTGTGGATCCCCGCGGGGGTACGACGCAGCATGGACCAGTGGTTCACGCCCTCCTGGCCCCGCAAGGCCAAGATCTCCATCGGCCTCCTGGAGCTCGTTGAGGATGTCTTCCACGGGACCTTCGGCTCCTTCCTCATGTGTGACGTGAGTGCGGACGGCTTCGGTTACAACGACCGCCACGACCTGAAGGTGATGGACACTCGCCACATTGTCCCCGAGGCCACCTTCCAGAAAGCCATGAGGGAGCGGCGGTGCGACACGGAAGAGGACTGTCTGTACGGTGCCGACTGTCGCACTTCCTGTGACCTCACCAAGCACCGGTGTACTCCAGAGGTGACGCAGCCCAACCTGGCCAAGGCGTGCGGCGCACTGAAGGATTACCTCCTGAACGGGGTGCCGGCTGACATTCAGGAGGAGCTGGAGAAACAGCTGTATGCATGTATAGCATTGAAGGGCTCGGCCGAACAGATGGAGATGGAACACTCGCTTATACTGAACAACCTGAAGAGCTTGTTGTGGAAAAAGATATCACACACTAAGGACTCCTAA
- the LOC118393125 gene encoding divergent protein kinase domain 1A-like isoform X3: protein MRKDLVSVVRCALFAMARSLFSWVWLRKPIYIQARFSYLHMKYLFFSWLAVFVGSWVVYVEYSSYSELCRGHECKNSICDKYRKGVIDGSACRSLCEKDTLYLGKCLSAKPNNQVYSGGWGDLEGVIKCQMEEIPHYNLGAEMEHRKEASPFNKPTKGTSVEKFKEMVLSHLKTKVGEQANLPDLVSLVFSVADYNKDGLISLPEARSTWALLQLNEFLLAIVLQDREHTPRLLGFCGDLYVMEKKVPYAPLYGISLPWVVELWIPAGVRRSMDQWFTPSWPRKAKISIGLLELVEDVFHGTFGSFLMCDVSADGFGYNDRHDLKVMDTRHIVPEATFQKAMRERRCDTEEDCLYGADCRTSCDLTKHRCTPEVTQPNLAKACGALKDYLLNGVPADIQEELEKQLYACIALKGSAEQMEMEHSLILNNLKSLLWKKISHTKDS, encoded by the exons ATGAGAAAGGATTTG GTTAGTGTTGTGAGATGTGCTCTATTTGCCATGGCAAGAAGTCTGTTTTCATGGGTCTGGCTGAGGAAGCCTATCTACATACAG GCCCGATTCTCCTACCTGCACATGAAGTATCTGTTCTTCTCGTGGCTGGCAGTGTTTGTGGGTAGCTGGGTGGTGTATGTGGAGTACTCATCCTACTCAGAGCTGTGTCGTGGACACGAGTGCAAGAATTCCATA TGTGACAAGTACAGGAAAGGAGTGATCGACGGCTCGGCATGCAGAAGCCTGTGTGAAAAAGACACGCTGTACCTGGGGAAGTGTCTCTCTGCCAAGCCGAACAACCAG GTGTACTCAGGTGGCTGGGGGGACCTAGAAGGGGTGATTAAGTGCCAAATGGAAGAGATTCCTCATTATAACCTGGGAGCTGAGATGGAGCACAGGAAGGAGGCATCGCCCTTCAACAAGCCCACCAAGGGAACTTCCGTGGAGAAGTTCAAAGAGATGGTCCTCAGCCACCTCAAG ACCAAGGTGGGTGAACAGGCCAACCTTCCAGACCTGGTGAGCCTGGTTTTCTCCGTGGCCGACTACAACAAAGATGGCCTCATCTCCTTGCCGGAGGCCCGCTCCACGTGGGCTCTTCTCCAGCTCAATGAGTTTCTGCTAGCAATAGTCCTGCAGGACCGAGAGCACACCCCTAGGCTCCTGGGCTTCTGTGGGGACCTGTATGTGATGGAGAAG AAGGTGCCCTATGCTCCCCTGTACGGCATCAGCCTGCCCTGGGTGGTGGAGCTGTGGATCCCCGCGGGGGTACGACGCAGCATGGACCAGTGGTTCACGCCCTCCTGGCCCCGCAAGGCCAAGATCTCCATCGGCCTCCTGGAGCTCGTTGAGGATGTCTTCCACGGGACCTTCGGCTCCTTCCTCATGTGTGACGTGAGTGCGGACGGCTTCGGTTACAACGACCGCCACGACCTGAAGGTGATGGACACTCGCCACATTGTCCCCGAGGCCACCTTCCAGAAAGCCATGAGGGAGCGGCGGTGCGACACGGAAGAGGACTGTCTGTACGGTGCCGACTGTCGCACTTCCTGTGACCTCACCAAGCACCGGTGTACTCCAGAGGTGACGCAGCCCAACCTGGCCAAGGCGTGCGGCGCACTGAAGGATTACCTCCTGAACGGGGTGCCGGCTGACATTCAGGAGGAGCTGGAGAAACAGCTGTATGCATGTATAGCATTGAAGGGCTCGGCCGAACAGATGGAGATGGAACACTCGCTTATACTGAACAACCTGAAGAGCTTGTTGTGGAAAAAGATATCACACACTAAGGACTCCTAA